The genomic stretch TTATTGGTGCACTATTTCTCTCTGTGGCTTCTTCTGTCTCAATTGTTATCTGCAACAAAGCCTTAATGAGCAATCTTGGATTTCCATTTGGTAATTATCATTTTTCTCACCTCTTAGATATTCTAGTCCACGAACCTGTCTCAACTGGCAAAAACCGATAATGTTAGGTTGGACATTATCACCAGAGTTCGAACCCTGATACTCACTGTTGTGTGTCAGTTTCAGTGCCGATTACCAATTCGTCTTCATTTAACTTTGTTTTTGTTTCATTAATTTGATGCAGCTACAACACTTACAAGTTGGCATTTGATGGTTACTTTCTGCACCCTCCATGTTGCTCAACGCTTCAATCTGTTTGAGGCCAAACCTGTTGACatgaaaacagttatgctttTTGGTATTCTAAATGGTGTGTCTATTGGATTTCTCAACTTGAGTCTTGGTTTCAATTCAATTGGATTCTATCAGGTTTACTCGCCGATCCGATTTTTAAAACATATGTATTTATAATGCATTTCGAGCTACTCGTTTGATGAAATGGTTTTAATGTTTCTTTTGTAGATGACGAAACTCGCAATCATACCGTTCACAGTTATGCTAGAAACAATTTTCTTAAAGAAGCAATTCAGGTAAACAAATTTATGAAGAGACTGAAGCTAAACATGATCATGATCTTGCATAACTGCTTAACTGATTATGAATTATTTTGCGACTACGCGCAGCCGGAAAATAAAACTGTCTCTATTCTTCTTACTCGTTGGAGTTGGCATTGCCTCTATCACAGATCTTCAACTCAATTTTGTTGGAACCATTCTTTCACTTCTAGCGATCATAACAACATGTGTTGGCCAAATCGTATCCTTTACTATTCTCTCTTTATACTCGCTTGAATTAGCATCTGTTTGAATTGACTTATTTGATTTTATCTGCTGTCGTTGATTCTTAACTTATTGAACAATTCAGCTTACCAACACAATCCAAAAGAAACTTAATGTCACTTCCACACAACTTCTGTACCAATCTGCTCCATTCCAAGCAGCAATTCTTTTTGTTTCAGGCCCTTTTGTGGATCAGATGCTAACCAAGCAAAATGTTTTTGCCTACAAATATTCTCCTATAGTCTTGGTAAGTAATATCAATTCTCAAATCACCAATCCTCTCGCCATGTCTTGCTTTTATAATTTGGTGTATATGTAATTGTTTATATTACTGTAAATCTTAACTCAAGTGGCAGAAACCGGTATTATTAGGCTGGACGCCATCATCAGAGTTGTGCGTATGAGTTTTTAGTGGTTATTATCATTTTGTCTACTGACAAAAAAAAATGATGATATAATTCATTGTGttgcttttatttttttcagACATTCATCAT from Lathyrus oleraceus cultivar Zhongwan6 chromosome 7, CAAS_Psat_ZW6_1.0, whole genome shotgun sequence encodes the following:
- the LOC127105974 gene encoding UDP-xylose transporter 1, which encodes MGEMSKIQLGVIGALFLSVASSVSIVICNKALMSNLGFPFATTLTSWHLMVTFCTLHVAQRFNLFEAKPVDMKTVMLFGILNGVSIGFLNLSLGFNSIGFYQMTKLAIIPFTVMLETIFLKKQFSRKIKLSLFFLLVGVGIASITDLQLNFVGTILSLLAIITTCVGQILTNTIQKKLNVTSTQLLYQSAPFQAAILFVSGPFVDQMLTKQNVFAYKYSPIVLTFIIMSCVIAVSVNFSTFLVIGKTSPVTYQVLGHLKTCLVLGFGYTLLHDPFTERNIVGILVAVFGMGLYSYFCTQESKKKLLVDPPLSSQVKDKDNSPVLNGNQEKEGHESKKLSKDSLV